ACCGGACATTGCGGCGACTGACTCCGCTGCTCCCCGACACGTCCTCGAACACTCAGGGAGCGCATCCGTGGCAGCACTCGCCCGGTGGTGCATCAGGCACCGACTCCTCGCCGTACTGCTGTGGCTGCTCGCCCTCGGCGGGACGGCCACGGCCGCGGCGGTCACGGGGGCCGCGTACTCGAACGACTACGAGGTGCCGGGTACCGAGTCCGGGCGGGCCACGCAGCTGCTGAACGACAACTTCGACCGGCTCGGCGGGGACAGCGACACCATCGTCTGGCACACCGCCAAGGGCGAGAGCGTACGCGCCGCCGATGTCGAGCAGACCATGACGCGGACCCTGGACGAGGTCGCCGAGCAGGGCAAGGTCGCCTCCGTGGCCAGCCCGTACGGCGAGCGCGGGGCCGGGCAGATCAGCGCGGACGGGCGGACCGCCTATGCCGTGGTGACCTACGACCGGCCGGTGGGCGAGCTGTCCAAGGCCGACGCGCAGGCCGTCGTGGACACGGCGGCCGAGGCCCGGACCGGCGGGCTCCAGGTCGAACTGGGTGGCAGCGCGGTGGCGCTCACCGAATCCCAGGGCGGGCACGTCGCGGAGATCGTCGGAGTCGGCGTCGCGGCAGTGGTCCTGTTCCTCGCCTTCGGCACGCTCTCCGCCTCCCTGCTGCCCATCGCGACCGCGCTGGTGAGCGTCGGCACCGCCTACGCGGGCATCGAACTGCTCGGGCATGTGATGACGGTCGCCGACTTCGCGCCGATGCTGGGCATGCTCATCGGGCTCGGCGTCGGTATCGACTACGCGCTGTTCATCGTCACCAGACACCGGCGCGGGCTCAAACGCGGACTGAGCGTGACCGACTCCGCCGCCGAGGCGGTCGCCACCACCGGGCGGGCCGTCGTGTTCGCCGGGGCCACGGTCTGTATCGCGCTGCTCGGCATGCTCATCCTGCGGCTCAGCTTCCTGAACGGCGTGGCCATCGCGGCGAGCCTCACCGTGGTACTCACCGTCGCCGCTTCCGTGACCCTGCTGCCCGCGCTGCTCTCGCTGATCGGGATGCGCGCGCTGAGCCGCCGCGAGCGGCGCAGGCTCGCCGAGCAGGGCCCGCGGCCCGAGCTGCCGACCGGGCTCGCCGCCCGCTGGTCCGCGTTCGTGGAACGGTGGCCCAAGCTGCTCGGCGTACTCGCCATGGCGGTCATGGCCGTGCTCTCGCTGCCCACCCTCTCGCTGCACCTGGGCAGCTCCGACCAGGGCAACAAGCCCGAGTCGAGCACCACCCGCCAGGCCTACGACCTGCTCGCCGACGGCTTCGGCCCCGGCGTCAACGGTCCGCTCACCCTGGTCAGCGAGGTCGACGGCGCCCCCGACCGGCTCGCCCTGGACAACCTCGGCCGCAGCCTTCAGGGCACACCGGGCGTCGACTCGGTCAGCCCGGTCACGTACAACGCGGACGGCGACGCCGGATATCTGACCGTCCAGCCGACCACCTCCCCGCAGTCCAAGCAGACTAGCGAACTCGTGGACGAACTGCGCGGCGAGGTCCTGCCGCGCGCCGAGTCCGGCACCTCGCTCGACGTCCACGTGGGCGGCGTGACCGCCGGTTACGACGACTTCGCGGACATCATCCTCGGCAAGCTGCCGCTGTTCATCGGCGTCGTCATCGGCTTCGGCTGTCTGCTGCTCCTGCTCGCGTTCCGCTCGGTCGGTATTCCGCTCAAGGCCGCGGTGATGAACGTGGCGGCGGTGTCGGCCGCCTTCGGGATCGTGGTCGCGATCTTCCAGTTCGGCTGGGGGAGCGAGCTGCTCGGCCTCGGCGGAGCCGGGCCCATCGAGCCCTTCCTGCCGGTGATCATGGTCTCGGTGCTCTTCGGCCTCTCCATGGACTACCAGGTCTTCCTGGTCAGCCGGATGTACGAGGAGTGGCTGGAGACGGGTGACAACCGGCGGGCGGTACGCGTCGGCCTGGCCGAGACCAGCCGTGTGATCAACTCGGCGGCCGTCATCATGATTTCGGTCTTCCTCGCCTTCGTACTGAGCGGCGACCGGGTCATCGCGATGTTCGGCATCGGCCTCGCCGCCGCCGTCGCCCTGGACGCCTTCGTCCTGCGCACCCTCCTCGTACCGGCCCTCATGCACCTGCTCGGCGGCGCCAACTGGTGGCTGCCACGCTCGCTGGACCGGATCCTGCCGCGTATCAGCATCGAGGCGCCCGCGGGTGGGGTGGCGGGGCCGGAGGTGGTTGCGGTTCCCGGGCAGGTGGCTGTACCGGCGGTCGAGTCCATGTCCGTGGTGCCCGAGGTGGCCGATGCGTCCGACGTGCCTGACGCGCCCGATGTGGACACGGATGGGGATGCGCTGGTGAAGGGGTAGCGGGTGGCCCGGCAGGGCGCATCCGGCCGCCCACAATTCCGTTGGGCTCAGGGCGAGTTCGTAGCAGGGTGTGCGGTATGACGACCAGCATGACGACCAACCGAAAGGGCCATGCCGCGTAGACGGCCGAGCCACGTCCGCGCCGCTGTGCCCCGGCGCCGGACGCGAAAAGCGGAACGAAGGCACATCGACGGACTCTCCTCGCGTGCGCAGTCCGAGGTCTTCCACCTGGAAGACACGCGCAACTATCTGCGGCCGGGGGACGTGAGCGAGGCGGTACGTCTCTGGAGGGACTACGTCCGCACTCCGGAGCGACAGCTCTGGCACGACTACGAGTGGGGCGACGTCTACTGGTACTGCTGCGGTAATCCCCTCGAAGCACGCGCCCTCCTCGACACCGTGACACAGGCACTGTCCCGTCACAGCGCCCGCGAACTCCGGGCTGTCGTCGGACGGTTGGACGCGGTCTGGGGGCAGACGTCGCCGTCTTCCGACTTGAGCGACCCGTAGCGATCAGATCAAGTCGGTTGGCGCGTACGCCCGTTGAAGTGCGGCCGTGGCCGAACGCCGCGTGTCCCCGAGCGTGTGCTGTTCCCCTGGGGTGAGCACATCCGGGATCATGAAGCATGCTCTCCGATGACTGGCACCTCACCGAAGACGTCGACGAATTCCTCGCCCACGCAGGGGAGTTCCTGCGTTCGCGGCCCGGCCTGCACACCACGCCGCTGTCGGTGACGGAGAAGATCCGCGTGATGGGGCCAACCGCCGCCTACGGAGCGGACGTTGCCCACTTCGGCCGACTGGAGCGAGCGGGCGAGGTCCTCGCCACCTACTACCGCTTCCGCGGCTTGAACGTCACCTCGCTCACGCCGGAGCAGGCCGAGAGCCTCGCCGCGCACCTGGCCGCCCTCGGGCAGTCCATCCCGTACGTCACCGCGGACCAGGACACGGCGACCGCGTTCGCCGAGGCCTGGCAGCGGCACACCGGCGCGACGTCGACCGTCCGCGTCCGGCTCCGCCTGCTCCGTCTCGGCACGCTGATCCCGCCGGAGCCGTTCCCGGCGGGCCAGGGGCGGCTGGTCGGCGAGCAGGAGCACGAACACCTCATGCAGTGGTGCCGTGAGTTCGCGGCCGACGTCGGCGAGGACGTGACCATCGATGCCGACTCCTGGCCCGGCACGCGCTTCGCCGAGAAGCACTACACGTACTGGGAGACCCCGGACGGCACGCCCGTCTCCATGGCGGGCGTGAACCAGATCGTCGGCGGCCAGGCCCGGGTGGACCCCGTCTACACCCCGGCCCACCTGCGTGGCCGTGGGTACGCGGCCGCCGTGATGGTCGAGGTGAGCCGGGCCGCGCTGGCCGCGGGCGCCCAGGAGGTCGTGCTCTACACGAACGCGGCCAACCCCACCAGCAACGCCCTGTACGAGCGTCTCGGATACGTGCCGTTCAGCAGCTTCGCCGTGCACGACTTCTCGTACGCGTAGGGCGGCGCGGCCGGGATCCTGGTGGGATGGAGGAGGGAACCCTTCGGTCCTCCACTCCGTCTCAGGGGCATGACATTGCGCAGCGCTTTACGGAACAAAGTGACATATCTGTCGTTGCTCGGACTTGTCGGAACTGCCGCCCTGACGGCCTGCGGTGAGGAATCGGGCAGCGGCGCGGCGGGGGCCGATGTGCCCGTGGCCGGGGTGACCTGGCTGCCGGTGAGTGTGACGATCGACGGGAAGTCGTACGACGCGCCGCCCAACAGCGAGGCGCGCGTGGTCTTCGAGCCAGGGTCCGACCCCGCGGGCGGCGGCAAGTCCGGCGGGACCTGGGGCTGCAACGACAACGGCATGGACGTGAAGATCAAGGGAAGCACCCTGGAAGTGACCGACCGTATTTCGACCCTCATGGGGTGCGGGGAGCCACTCGAAGTGTTCGAGCGGAAGTTCGGCGCCGCCATCGACGGCAAGCACCAAGTCCGGCTCTCCGACGACGGCAAGACCCTCACGCTGACCAAGGCCGAAGGGAACGGAGACCGGATCGTGCTCAGTTCGGAGCCGCGCAAGCCCCTGGTCGGGCCGAAATGGAAGGTCACGGGGTTCACCGTGACGGACGGCCCGAAGCGCAAGTCGCGCGAGGTGAAGGCCGCGGGCGAGGCGTTCCTGCGCTTCACCGAGGACGGCGGCGTCAGCGGCAACCTCGGCTGCAACAGCTTCCGCGCCAAGGCCACCACGGCCAAGGACGGGACCGTCACCTTCGGCGAGATCGCCAGCACCCGGCGCGCGTGCATGGGACAGGCGGGCGAGACGGAGAAACTGATGCGCGAGGTCCTGGCCGGCAAGGCTCAATACGAGCTGGGACAGAAGGAGTTGTCGCTCACGGCGGGCGACGGACCCTCCGGGCCGGTACTGAACGCGACGGCGGAGTGAGGGTGGACGGAGGGTCGGCTGACGCCAGCCGCACGGTGGGCTGAGGACCGTCTTGGGGTTGTCCAAGGGTGGGAAAGCGGTTCCCTCGGGGTTCCGCTACTAGGCCCTCCGTTACTCCATTCGTTCCGTCCTCCGGGCTTCTTTTCTTCCGCTCGGCCCTCTCGCGGGGGCGCTTCCCGCGCCGCCCCTCCCTTCTCTCCTTTCCTCCCGGCGCGCTCCTTGCCCTGCTCAGGCGCCTCTCGTCCCTCCTGCTCCCCTCTCGTGCGTTCTCGTCACCCGTCCACCGCTCCTCCGCTCGTTCATGGGGCTCTCAGAAACCGTCCGTAGCGTGCGCCGCATGGCTACCAAGAACGACACCCGCGACGCCCGCGAGACGACCGAGCTCGGTGACACGGACGAGGCCAAGGAGCCCGTTCTCACCAAGGGCGACTCCGATTCCGACACCGGTACGGACGCCGACGCGCGCACCGACACCGAGACCGACACCGATGCGGCGGACGACACCGACGTGGCGGACGAGGCCGACGTCGACCCCGAGGACGACCACGAACCGGTGCCTGCCGGTGCCGCGTCCGAGGGTGTCGGTCTCGGTGCCGGGGCCGTCGTGTCCGCCGCGCTCGGTGTGGTCTCGCTGACCGGTGGCTGGCTCGGTACCGTCGCCGCCGCGCGGTCCTCCCTGGAAGGGCAGATCGAGACCTCCCAGGGCGGCGACGCCGCCAAGCAGATCCAGGCCGTCTACGGGGACTCCTGGGAGGTCACCGCGCTCATCGGCGGCGTCTTCGCGCTCGCGGCCCTGCTCGTCGGTGCCCTCGTCCTCGCCCGCCCCGCCTTCGGTACCCCGCGTCCGGCGCCCGCCGCCTGGATCAGGTCCGTGGCCTGGGGTGGTGTGGCGCTGGGCGTCATCGGCCTGGTGCTCGCCGTGGCCAAGTACACGGATCTGCTGCTGTCGTTGCCCTCGGCTCCGGGGGCCTCGTAGGCACAACGTCGGCACTACGCAGGCACAACTCCCCGGCGCTGAGCCCCGAAACGGGGAACGTCCCACGACGGCGAGGCGGGCCTCGCGGCCTCCTGTGCGATGCTCGGCAGCGTGCAGACCGGTTCCGTCAGCCCCGTGTTCGTGGGGCGCGCCGCAGAGCTCGACATGCTGCGGGCAGCGCTGGCGCGGGCCGCCGAGGGCGAGCCGCAGGCCTTGCTCCTGGGCGGCGAGGCGGGCGTGGGCAAGAGTCGTCTGCTCGCGGAGTTTGCCGGGGAGGCCCGCCGTTCGGGGGCCGTTGTGGTGGTGGGCGGCTGCGAGGGGACCAGTGCGGACGGGCTGCCGTTTGCGGCCTTCTCCGCCGTGCTGCGTGCGCTGCGTGATCGGTTTCCTGCCGAGATGGCCGCCGCCACG
This is a stretch of genomic DNA from Streptomyces sp. NA04227. It encodes these proteins:
- a CDS encoding MMPL family transporter, whose product is MAALARWCIRHRLLAVLLWLLALGGTATAAAVTGAAYSNDYEVPGTESGRATQLLNDNFDRLGGDSDTIVWHTAKGESVRAADVEQTMTRTLDEVAEQGKVASVASPYGERGAGQISADGRTAYAVVTYDRPVGELSKADAQAVVDTAAEARTGGLQVELGGSAVALTESQGGHVAEIVGVGVAAVVLFLAFGTLSASLLPIATALVSVGTAYAGIELLGHVMTVADFAPMLGMLIGLGVGIDYALFIVTRHRRGLKRGLSVTDSAAEAVATTGRAVVFAGATVCIALLGMLILRLSFLNGVAIAASLTVVLTVAASVTLLPALLSLIGMRALSRRERRRLAEQGPRPELPTGLAARWSAFVERWPKLLGVLAMAVMAVLSLPTLSLHLGSSDQGNKPESSTTRQAYDLLADGFGPGVNGPLTLVSEVDGAPDRLALDNLGRSLQGTPGVDSVSPVTYNADGDAGYLTVQPTTSPQSKQTSELVDELRGEVLPRAESGTSLDVHVGGVTAGYDDFADIILGKLPLFIGVVIGFGCLLLLLAFRSVGIPLKAAVMNVAAVSAAFGIVVAIFQFGWGSELLGLGGAGPIEPFLPVIMVSVLFGLSMDYQVFLVSRMYEEWLETGDNRRAVRVGLAETSRVINSAAVIMISVFLAFVLSGDRVIAMFGIGLAAAVALDAFVLRTLLVPALMHLLGGANWWLPRSLDRILPRISIEAPAGGVAGPEVVAVPGQVAVPAVESMSVVPEVADASDVPDAPDVDTDGDALVKG
- a CDS encoding GNAT family N-acetyltransferase; amino-acid sequence: MLSDDWHLTEDVDEFLAHAGEFLRSRPGLHTTPLSVTEKIRVMGPTAAYGADVAHFGRLERAGEVLATYYRFRGLNVTSLTPEQAESLAAHLAALGQSIPYVTADQDTATAFAEAWQRHTGATSTVRVRLRLLRLGTLIPPEPFPAGQGRLVGEQEHEHLMQWCREFAADVGEDVTIDADSWPGTRFAEKHYTYWETPDGTPVSMAGVNQIVGGQARVDPVYTPAHLRGRGYAAAVMVEVSRAALAAGAQEVVLYTNAANPTSNALYERLGYVPFSSFAVHDFSYA
- a CDS encoding META domain-containing protein → MTYLSLLGLVGTAALTACGEESGSGAAGADVPVAGVTWLPVSVTIDGKSYDAPPNSEARVVFEPGSDPAGGGKSGGTWGCNDNGMDVKIKGSTLEVTDRISTLMGCGEPLEVFERKFGAAIDGKHQVRLSDDGKTLTLTKAEGNGDRIVLSSEPRKPLVGPKWKVTGFTVTDGPKRKSREVKAAGEAFLRFTEDGGVSGNLGCNSFRAKATTAKDGTVTFGEIASTRRACMGQAGETEKLMREVLAGKAQYELGQKELSLTAGDGPSGPVLNATAE